One window from the genome of Pseudomonas frederiksbergensis encodes:
- a CDS encoding serine/threonine protein kinase yields the protein MLRSLRFAALLGGLILSASALAADIDAASYGYPLTNPFEATIATTPPDLRPELPLIEDINQSDHSLTLRPEREFILPDNFWPVKSLTYRMATQDKPAPLIFLIAGTGARYDSTLNEYLKRLYYKAGYHVVQLSSPTSFDFMSAASRFATPGITKEDAEDMYRVMQAVRAQNPKVPVTEYYLTGYSLGALDAAFVAHLDETRRSFNFKKVLLLNPPVNLYTSITNLDKLVQTEVKGINNTTTFYELVLNKLTRYFQQKGYIDLNDALLYDFQQSKQHLSNEQMAMLIGTSFRFSAADIAFTSDLINRRGLIIPPKFPITESTSLTPFLKRALQCDFDCYLTEQVIPMWRARTDGGSLLQLVDQVSLYALKDYLQGSSKIAVMHNADDVILGPGDLGFLRKTFGDRLTVYPLGGHCGNLNYRVNSDAMLEFFRG from the coding sequence ATGCTCCGTTCCTTGCGCTTCGCTGCCCTCCTCGGCGGCCTTATCTTGAGTGCGTCCGCGCTGGCGGCAGATATTGACGCCGCCAGCTATGGCTACCCCTTGACCAACCCGTTCGAGGCGACCATCGCCACCACGCCGCCGGACCTGCGCCCGGAGCTGCCGCTGATCGAGGACATCAATCAATCGGACCACAGCCTGACCCTGCGTCCGGAACGCGAATTCATCCTGCCAGACAATTTCTGGCCGGTGAAAAGCCTCACTTACCGCATGGCTACCCAAGACAAACCCGCACCGCTGATCTTCCTGATCGCGGGCACTGGTGCGCGCTACGACAGCACCCTCAACGAGTACCTCAAGCGCCTCTACTACAAGGCCGGATATCACGTGGTGCAGCTGTCTTCGCCCACCAGCTTCGACTTCATGAGCGCCGCTTCGCGCTTCGCCACTCCAGGCATCACCAAGGAAGATGCCGAAGACATGTACCGGGTGATGCAGGCCGTACGCGCGCAGAATCCGAAAGTGCCCGTCACCGAGTACTACCTGACCGGCTACAGCCTCGGCGCCCTCGACGCAGCCTTCGTCGCGCACCTGGACGAAACCCGCCGCAGCTTCAATTTCAAGAAGGTGCTGCTGCTTAACCCGCCGGTGAACCTCTACACGTCAATCACCAACCTGGACAAACTGGTCCAGACCGAGGTCAAGGGCATCAACAACACCACCACGTTCTATGAATTGGTGCTGAACAAGCTGACCCGCTACTTCCAGCAAAAAGGCTACATCGACCTCAACGATGCCCTGCTCTATGACTTCCAACAGTCCAAGCAGCACCTGAGCAACGAGCAGATGGCGATGCTGATCGGCACCTCGTTCCGTTTCTCGGCGGCCGATATCGCCTTTACCTCGGACCTGATCAACCGTCGCGGCTTGATCATCCCACCCAAGTTCCCGATCACCGAAAGCACCAGCCTGACGCCGTTCCTCAAGCGTGCTCTGCAATGCGATTTCGACTGCTACCTCACCGAACAGGTGATCCCGATGTGGCGCGCGCGCACCGACGGCGGCAGCCTGCTGCAACTGGTCGACCAGGTCAGCCTGTACGCGCTCAAGGATTATCTGCAGGGCAGCTCCAAGATTGCAGTCATGCACAACGCCGACGATGTGATCCTGGGTCCGGGTGACCTGGGCTTCCTGCGCAAGACCTTTGGTGATCGCTTGACGGTTTATCCATTGGGCGGCCATTGCGGCAACCTTAACTATCGCGTCAACAGCGACGCCATGCTGGAGTTCTTCCGTGGCTAA
- a CDS encoding VacJ family lipoprotein has product MAKYLLLIAALMSAGMVHADNSKADAPVVVDSDGFKEPLTKLKFNPGLDQREFERSTLNALNVYDPLESWNRRVYHFNYRFDQWVFLPVVDGYRYITPGFVRTGVSNFFNNLGDVPNLMNSLLQFKGKRSMETTARLLLNTTVGIAGLWDPATAMGLPRQSEDFGQTLGFYGVPGGAYFVLPIFGPSNLRDTSGLLVDYTAESAINFLNVSQVSSNHPELLLLRGVDRRYQTSFRYGQLNSPFEYEKVRYVYTESRKLQIAE; this is encoded by the coding sequence GTGGCTAAATATCTCCTGCTGATCGCCGCGTTAATGAGCGCGGGCATGGTCCACGCCGATAACAGCAAGGCCGACGCGCCCGTAGTGGTGGACTCGGACGGCTTCAAGGAGCCGCTGACCAAACTCAAGTTCAACCCGGGCCTGGATCAACGCGAGTTCGAACGTTCGACCCTCAACGCGTTGAACGTCTACGACCCGCTGGAATCCTGGAACCGCCGGGTCTATCACTTCAACTACCGCTTCGACCAATGGGTGTTCCTGCCGGTGGTGGACGGCTATCGCTACATTACCCCGGGCTTCGTGCGTACCGGTGTGAGCAACTTCTTCAACAACCTGGGAGACGTGCCGAACCTGATGAACAGCCTGCTGCAATTCAAGGGCAAGCGTTCAATGGAAACTACAGCGCGACTGTTGCTCAACACCACCGTTGGCATCGCCGGCTTGTGGGACCCGGCTACCGCCATGGGCCTGCCACGCCAGAGCGAAGACTTCGGCCAGACCCTGGGCTTCTACGGCGTGCCGGGCGGCGCGTACTTCGTACTGCCCATTTTCGGCCCGTCGAACCTGCGCGACACGTCGGGCTTGTTGGTGGACTACACCGCCGAATCGGCGATCAATTTCCTGAACGTCTCGCAAGTCAGCTCCAACCACCCGGAACTGCTGCTCCTGCGCGGCGTGGACAGGCGCTACCAGACCAGCTTCCGCTACGGCCAGCTGAACTCGCCGTTCGAGTATGAAAAAGTGCGCTACGTGTACACCGAGTCGCGGAAGTTGCAGATCGCCGAATAG
- a CDS encoding RHS repeat-associated core domain-containing protein, whose product MHFRTPTLTVFDSRRLTVRSAAYHRAVAADPLEKRVTYQINDFAGRSIKQYDPRLFKLMDLEPDISPNVQNIYSLSGRALLINSVDAGIRLYLPGVAGERCECWDSNFTHVKTEYDNQLRPVKESVRQIDKGPRNSAFYSYAGNDEAFVNFNQSGRIIRVDDGAGTVFSRSYSLQGDRLVNTRHFLESAEQPHWPDLESERDQLHEKDEGSTTLSRYNAVSQLVCEIDARQHARLFEYTAGGQLAGIKLNMKLGGETEEVVGDIFYDAANHIVHQRLANRVVCSAAYCPADGRLEELRSYRPGCSPLQHLIYRYDRVGNIISIEDRALPVRYFRNQKIEPVRTFCYDTLYQLVRATGWQVIGGGVGPCLPDLQSPVDPNQLENYTEVFSYDSGGNLIKLLRCAALGSRTQRMGVSKYSNRSLAEKIDGDLPTEEEIALAHDLNGNKRQLLPGQDLEWDERNQLKKAGGTSRFGLTAGSETYIYDDTGQRRRKIGSVPAGELTSRSETRYLGALEIRSSVDKETHDVHVDAGLCNVRAIQQVGSDPVIYQYSLVDQIGSNCIELDGDGEIISEEVFYSYGCTAWWAGSDRVKANSKIRRYSGKELDLTGLYYFGFRYYVPWWCQWLNPDPNGAADGLNLYRMAANSPVTFFDGLGLEIIPVNDADSGYAELVNAFEKGDILFGLREPRAFALEALDRAGHKEFSKVLSWSLELGRFEMVKKRNVLKQNDLTDAAFGPTVTAGVYNENSQIKAELVDYPRGIAYKNFAITNRYFQKDEKGVGNFFDINVPMWRRSSKAGLEFQIFQRNKKVLFAIDGLMETVGDIVSKKPDGGTSVTASEIRYLYRRRNTPEVQKNVRFFLAGREVPQSEFFNMSAWQSYHPKRTYKSVTVPRRVRLSQ is encoded by the coding sequence ATGCACTTTCGGACGCCAACGTTAACTGTATTCGATTCTCGTCGTTTAACTGTTCGTTCTGCAGCGTATCATCGTGCGGTAGCCGCAGATCCTCTCGAAAAGCGAGTGACCTATCAAATCAACGATTTCGCTGGGCGAAGTATAAAACAGTATGACCCTCGGCTGTTTAAGCTTATGGATTTGGAGCCTGATATTTCGCCGAATGTTCAGAATATCTATAGCCTTTCTGGACGGGCTTTGCTTATTAATAGTGTTGACGCGGGGATTCGCCTGTATCTGCCAGGCGTTGCTGGCGAGCGATGTGAATGTTGGGATAGCAATTTTACTCACGTAAAAACTGAATACGACAATCAGCTACGGCCGGTCAAAGAGTCTGTGAGACAAATTGACAAGGGTCCAAGGAATAGTGCTTTCTACTCATATGCTGGCAATGACGAAGCGTTTGTTAACTTTAATCAAAGCGGAAGAATAATCAGGGTTGATGATGGCGCTGGGACGGTTTTCTCTCGATCCTATTCCTTGCAAGGCGATAGGCTTGTAAACACTCGGCATTTTTTGGAAAGCGCAGAGCAACCGCATTGGCCCGACCTAGAGTCTGAGCGTGATCAGCTTCATGAAAAAGACGAGGGAAGCACGACCCTGTCTCGTTACAATGCTGTATCACAGCTGGTTTGTGAAATTGATGCTAGACAACATGCGCGGCTATTTGAATACACAGCGGGTGGTCAGCTGGCCGGAATAAAACTGAACATGAAGCTAGGAGGAGAAACTGAAGAGGTTGTGGGTGATATTTTTTATGATGCTGCAAACCATATTGTCCATCAGAGGCTGGCAAATAGGGTGGTTTGCTCTGCAGCTTATTGTCCCGCAGATGGGCGGTTGGAAGAGTTGAGGTCCTATCGACCGGGATGCTCCCCTTTACAGCATCTGATCTATCGCTACGATCGCGTGGGAAATATAATATCCATCGAAGACAGGGCGTTACCTGTTCGCTACTTTCGTAACCAGAAAATCGAACCAGTAAGAACGTTCTGTTACGACACGCTCTATCAGTTGGTTCGCGCCACCGGTTGGCAAGTAATCGGTGGTGGTGTCGGGCCTTGCTTACCCGATTTACAATCTCCAGTTGATCCGAATCAGTTGGAAAATTACACGGAGGTTTTTAGCTACGACTCCGGTGGTAATTTGATAAAACTGCTTCGTTGTGCGGCGCTGGGAAGTCGCACTCAGCGGATGGGTGTGTCGAAATATAGTAATCGCTCGCTCGCTGAAAAGATTGACGGAGATCTACCGACTGAAGAAGAGATCGCTTTGGCGCATGACTTGAACGGTAACAAGCGACAGCTATTACCGGGACAAGATCTGGAATGGGATGAACGAAATCAGCTCAAAAAAGCGGGAGGGACGAGTCGTTTCGGGTTGACGGCAGGTTCGGAAACTTATATCTACGACGATACGGGGCAGCGGCGAAGGAAAATTGGATCGGTACCCGCAGGAGAGTTAACAAGTCGCTCGGAAACTCGTTATCTGGGGGCTCTTGAAATTCGCTCCAGTGTTGATAAAGAAACCCATGACGTCCATGTAGATGCGGGATTATGTAATGTTCGTGCAATCCAGCAGGTTGGTAGTGATCCAGTTATCTATCAATACTCGTTGGTTGATCAGATTGGCTCAAACTGCATCGAGTTGGATGGCGACGGAGAGATCATAAGTGAAGAGGTTTTCTACAGTTACGGCTGTACTGCTTGGTGGGCGGGTAGCGATAGGGTCAAGGCGAACAGCAAAATAAGGCGCTATTCGGGTAAGGAGTTGGACTTGACTGGTTTGTATTATTTCGGTTTCAGGTATTACGTTCCATGGTGGTGTCAATGGTTGAACCCGGACCCAAATGGCGCAGCAGATGGTTTAAATTTGTACCGGATGGCCGCCAATAGTCCTGTAACATTTTTTGACGGTTTGGGTCTGGAAATTATTCCAGTCAACGATGCTGATTCAGGCTACGCTGAGTTGGTAAACGCTTTCGAGAAAGGGGATATTCTGTTCGGGTTACGTGAGCCCCGCGCTTTTGCTCTGGAGGCATTAGATAGGGCAGGGCATAAAGAGTTTTCCAAAGTGCTATCCTGGAGTCTTGAACTCGGTCGGTTCGAAATGGTAAAAAAACGCAATGTATTAAAGCAGAACGATTTGACGGACGCAGCGTTTGGGCCGACTGTGACAGCGGGCGTTTATAATGAAAATAGTCAAATCAAGGCGGAATTGGTGGATTATCCTCGTGGTATTGCTTACAAGAATTTTGCAATCACCAACCGTTATTTTCAGAAAGATGAAAAGGGGGTGGGGAATTTTTTCGATATCAACGTGCCGATGTGGCGTCGCTCGAGCAAGGCTGGGTTGGAGTTTCAGATTTTTCAGCGTAACAAAAAAGTGCTTTTTGCTATCGACGGTCTGATGGAGACTGTGGGTGATATCGTTTCTAAAAAACCTGATGGCGGAACTAGCGTTACGGCTTCTGAAATCAGATATTTGTACAGGCGCCGAAATACTCCAGAAGTTCAAAAAAATGTGAGGTTTTTCCTTGCCGGTCGAGAGGTGCCGCAGTCCGAATTCTTCAACATGTCGGCGTGGCAAAGTTACCACCCAAAAAGGACATACAAGAGCGTGACGGTGCCTCGCCGGGTGAGATTGAGTCAATAG